A genomic region of Saccopteryx bilineata isolate mSacBil1 chromosome 1, mSacBil1_pri_phased_curated, whole genome shotgun sequence contains the following coding sequences:
- the SMIM10L1 gene encoding small integral membrane protein 10-like protein 1, whose product MHAARTYKQPSRAHHTLNSNDLRRRRPEGAGRPQRQARQFRGDAADRGARGSTTGLVPPPVAVPAIGRESAGPAVILGTKRWANGDTGATAMAIATVPFSLALGVSSPAVAPSSYGVFCKGLSRTLLAFFELAWQLRMNFPYFYVAGSVILNIRLQVHF is encoded by the coding sequence ATGCATGCGGCACGTACATATAAACAACCGTCCCGCGCCCACCACACGTTAAACTCTAACGACCTTCGCAGACGCAGACCGGAAGGGGCGGGGCGCCCGCAGCGCCAGGCCCGGCAGTTCAGAGGAGACGCGGCAGACCGAGGCGCAAGAGGGAGCACCACCGGCTTAGTGCCTCCGCCCGTCGCCGTCCCGGCTATCGGTCGGGAGTCAGCCGGCCCAGCGGTGATCCTCGGCACCAAGCGCTGGGCGAACGGCGACACCGGGGCCACGGCCATGGCCATCGCGACTGTTCCGTTTTCCTTGGCCCTCGGAGTCTCCAGCCCGGCGGTAGCCCCCAGCTCGTACGGGGTATTCTGCAAGGGGCTCTCCCGCACCCTGCTCGCCTTCTTCGAGCTGGCCTGGCAGCTACGCATGAATTTCCCGTACTTCTACGTCGCGGGCTCTGTGATCCTCAACATCCGTTTGCAGGTACATTTTTAG